From one Leifsonia sp. Root1293 genomic stretch:
- a CDS encoding LysR family transcriptional regulator: MDVRRLDLLRELAERGSVTAVAEATHRTPSAVSQQLKVLEREAGMPLTERVGRGIQLTGAGIALARSATDVAVALERATALWDEFRNHPSGEVRLATFPSAGQVLLPGVLADVALIPGLVVHCSDGDAELLDFPSLTADFDIVLAHSLRGTRAWGGRGLRAVPLMVEPLDIAIPPDHRLAGRSYLTPADVIDDPWIGVPVGFPFERILHDIEQVAGRRATVFQRISDLRMVESFVAAGLGVSLIPRYTSGGIDPSRVILKPLRGVDAERDIVALLRPDVAERLAVRTVVDILRTRAAEIEAAHA, encoded by the coding sequence ATGGATGTACGCCGACTCGATCTGCTCCGCGAACTCGCAGAACGCGGCAGCGTCACCGCTGTGGCCGAGGCCACCCATCGCACGCCCTCCGCGGTCTCCCAACAGCTGAAGGTGCTGGAACGGGAGGCCGGGATGCCGCTCACCGAGCGAGTCGGACGCGGCATTCAACTCACCGGTGCGGGTATCGCGCTGGCGCGCAGCGCGACCGATGTCGCCGTCGCCCTGGAGCGGGCCACGGCGCTGTGGGACGAGTTCCGCAATCACCCGAGCGGCGAGGTGCGGCTGGCCACGTTCCCGTCGGCCGGACAGGTGCTGCTGCCGGGAGTCCTCGCCGACGTGGCCCTCATCCCCGGGCTCGTGGTGCACTGCTCCGACGGTGACGCCGAGCTGCTCGACTTCCCCTCACTGACCGCGGACTTCGACATCGTGCTGGCGCACTCCCTGCGTGGCACCCGGGCCTGGGGCGGGCGTGGCCTCCGTGCAGTACCGCTCATGGTCGAGCCGCTCGACATCGCCATCCCTCCCGACCACCGCCTCGCCGGACGCAGCTATCTGACCCCGGCCGACGTCATCGACGACCCGTGGATCGGTGTTCCCGTTGGCTTCCCGTTCGAGCGCATCCTCCACGACATCGAGCAGGTGGCCGGGCGACGGGCGACGGTCTTCCAGCGCATCAGCGACCTGCGCATGGTGGAGTCGTTCGTGGCGGCGGGACTCGGAGTGTCGCTCATCCCGCGATACACCTCCGGCGGCATCGACCCGAGCCGCGTCATCCTGAAGCCTCTCCGGGGTGTGGATGCCGAGCGGGACATCGTGGCACTGCTGCGGCCCGACGTCGCCGAGCGCCTCGCGGTGCGCACCGTCGTCGACATCCTGCGCACGCGGGCCGCCGAGATCGAGGCGGCGCACGCGTAG
- a CDS encoding enoyl-CoA hydratase/isomerase family protein, translating to MSDTILLEVTDGLAHVTLNRPDRLNAINPEAAERWRAIGREIAERDDIGAVLFDAAGRAFCAGGDVREMATTVGDGAVITAHADVIHAGHVAFRGSGKPIVAAVQGAVAGGGLGFMLCADVIVASEQASFASKYSDIGLTPDCGVSTLLPEAIGMRRALELTLTSRRLTASEALDWGLVTEVVEADAVAVRARAIAEAWLTGATGAFGQAKRLLLAGRDRSFQANLDDEARTIGAAFETAEAQARIAAFSAPR from the coding sequence ATGAGTGACACGATTCTCCTCGAGGTGACGGACGGGCTCGCCCACGTCACCCTCAACCGCCCCGATCGCCTCAACGCGATCAACCCGGAGGCCGCCGAGCGCTGGCGCGCCATCGGTCGGGAGATCGCCGAGCGTGACGACATCGGCGCCGTTCTCTTCGATGCGGCCGGTCGCGCGTTCTGCGCAGGGGGCGACGTGCGTGAGATGGCCACGACGGTGGGCGACGGTGCCGTCATCACAGCGCACGCCGACGTCATCCACGCCGGCCATGTCGCATTTCGAGGCAGCGGCAAGCCCATCGTCGCGGCGGTCCAGGGCGCCGTCGCCGGCGGCGGACTCGGCTTCATGCTCTGCGCCGACGTGATCGTGGCCTCGGAGCAGGCCAGCTTCGCCAGCAAGTACTCCGACATCGGCCTCACCCCGGACTGCGGCGTGAGCACACTGCTGCCCGAGGCGATCGGCATGCGGCGTGCCCTCGAGCTCACCCTCACATCACGTCGCCTGACGGCATCCGAAGCCCTCGACTGGGGACTCGTGACCGAGGTCGTCGAAGCGGATGCCGTCGCCGTGCGTGCGCGCGCCATCGCCGAGGCGTGGCTCACCGGTGCGACCGGGGCGTTCGGCCAGGCGAAGCGGCTGCTGCTCGCGGGCCGCGACCGATCGTTCCAGGCGAACCTCGACGATGAGGCTCGCACGATCGGCGCCGCTTTCGAGACGGCGGAGGCGCAGGCGCGCATCGCGGCGTTCAGCGCTCCGCGCTGA
- a CDS encoding CoA-acylating methylmalonate-semialdehyde dehydrogenase has translation MTTTLDHWINGAASAGESTRTAPVYDPAKGIVQKEVRLGSAADVGAAVAAAASAFPAWNETSIARRQQVMFAFRELLNSRKGELAEILTSEHGKVLSDAGGEIARGLEVVEFACGIAHLTKGDYSENVSTGVDVYTVRQPLGVVGIISPFNFPAMVPLWFFPIAIAAGNTVVLKPSEKDPSAAIWMAELFAEAGLPAGVFNVVHGDKEAVDALLTHPEVASISFVGSTPIAQYIYETASANGKRVQALGGAKNHMLVLPDADLDLTADAAVNAGFGSAGERCMAISVVLAVDSIADELVAKITGRMAGLKTGDGRRSCDMGPLITEVHRDKVASYIDVAATDGATVVVDGRDGEFDGEEAGFWLGPTLIDRVPLTSSVYTDEIFGPVLSIVRVSSYEEGLGIINDGRYGNGTAIFTNDGGAARRFQREVQVGMVGVNVPIPVPVAYHSFGGWKASLFGDAKAYGPAGVQFFTREKAITSRWLDPSHGGINLGFPQHD, from the coding sequence ATGACCACAACACTCGACCACTGGATCAATGGAGCTGCCAGTGCGGGAGAGTCGACGCGCACGGCGCCCGTCTACGACCCCGCGAAGGGCATCGTGCAGAAGGAGGTGCGCCTGGGCAGTGCCGCCGACGTCGGTGCCGCCGTCGCGGCTGCGGCTTCCGCCTTCCCGGCGTGGAACGAGACCTCCATCGCGCGTCGTCAGCAGGTGATGTTCGCGTTCCGCGAGCTGCTGAACTCGCGCAAGGGTGAGCTCGCCGAGATCCTCACCAGCGAGCACGGCAAAGTGCTCTCCGATGCGGGCGGAGAGATCGCGCGCGGTCTCGAGGTCGTGGAGTTCGCCTGCGGCATCGCCCACCTCACCAAGGGCGACTACTCCGAGAATGTCTCGACGGGCGTCGACGTCTACACGGTGCGCCAGCCTCTCGGCGTCGTCGGGATCATCTCGCCGTTCAACTTCCCGGCGATGGTGCCGCTCTGGTTCTTCCCGATCGCGATCGCGGCCGGCAACACCGTCGTGCTGAAGCCATCGGAGAAGGATCCGTCGGCAGCCATCTGGATGGCCGAGCTGTTCGCCGAGGCTGGGCTCCCCGCCGGCGTGTTCAACGTGGTGCACGGCGACAAGGAGGCCGTCGACGCCCTGCTGACGCACCCTGAGGTCGCCTCCATCTCCTTCGTGGGATCGACGCCGATCGCTCAGTACATCTACGAGACGGCGTCTGCCAACGGCAAGCGCGTGCAGGCTCTCGGAGGCGCGAAGAACCACATGCTCGTGCTGCCGGATGCCGACCTCGACCTCACGGCCGACGCCGCCGTGAACGCGGGCTTCGGCTCGGCCGGCGAGCGCTGCATGGCCATCTCCGTCGTGTTGGCGGTCGACTCGATCGCCGATGAGCTGGTCGCGAAGATCACGGGGCGCATGGCGGGGCTGAAGACCGGCGACGGCCGACGCTCCTGCGACATGGGCCCGCTCATCACCGAGGTTCACCGCGACAAGGTGGCCTCCTACATCGACGTGGCCGCGACGGACGGCGCGACCGTGGTGGTCGACGGTCGCGACGGCGAGTTCGACGGCGAGGAGGCGGGCTTCTGGCTCGGACCGACGCTCATCGACAGGGTGCCGCTCACCTCATCGGTCTACACCGACGAGATCTTCGGCCCGGTGCTCTCGATCGTGCGGGTGTCCTCCTACGAGGAGGGTCTCGGCATCATCAACGACGGCAGGTACGGCAATGGAACCGCCATCTTCACCAACGACGGTGGTGCCGCCCGCCGGTTCCAGCGCGAGGTGCAGGTCGGCATGGTGGGCGTGAACGTGCCCATCCCGGTGCCGGTGGCCTACCACTCGTTCGGAGGCTGGAAGGCCTCGCTGTTCGGCGATGCCAAGGCGTACGGGCCGGCCGGAGTGCAGTTCTTCACCCGCGAGAAGGCCATCACGTCGCGCTGGCTCGATCCGAGCCACGGCGGCATCAACCTGGGCTTCCCGCAGCACGACTGA
- a CDS encoding aspartate aminotransferase family protein, translating to MTDLDLSELDDRTRELDAAHVFHSWSAQAGLAPLVIAGGSGSRVWDHAGRSWLDFSSQLVNTNIGHQHPAVIAAIHEQADLLTTVAPATANLARGEAAKRITDRAPAGFSKVFFTNGGADANENAIRMARLFTGRDKILSTYRSYHGNTGAAVVATGDWRRIPNEYARGHVHFFGPWLYRSEFWATTPEQESERALRHLERVIQSEGPASIAAILLETVPGTAGVLVPPPGYLAGVREIADRYGILIITDEVMCGFGRTGRWFAFEGYDLVPDLITFAKGVNSGYVPAGGVIISDAIAATWDTSVFPGGLTYSGHPLAMAAIVGALDAMSSEGIVENAARIGREAIGPGLAELFDKHDLIGEVRGEGVFWALELVADRETREPVSAAVIGRIKGALLERGLLPFIADNRIHVVPPCIVTDDEVAEALAAYDEVLSLPLVG from the coding sequence ATGACCGACCTCGACCTCTCCGAACTCGACGACCGCACCCGCGAGCTCGATGCCGCGCACGTATTCCACTCCTGGTCGGCGCAGGCGGGCCTCGCCCCTCTCGTCATCGCGGGCGGCTCCGGTTCCCGAGTCTGGGACCACGCCGGCCGCAGTTGGCTCGACTTCTCGTCGCAGCTGGTCAACACCAACATCGGCCACCAGCATCCGGCGGTCATCGCCGCCATCCACGAGCAGGCCGACCTGCTCACCACGGTCGCTCCTGCCACGGCGAACCTCGCGCGCGGCGAGGCCGCCAAACGCATCACCGACCGCGCACCTGCCGGCTTCTCCAAGGTCTTCTTCACGAACGGCGGGGCGGATGCCAACGAGAACGCCATCCGCATGGCTCGCCTGTTCACGGGCCGCGACAAGATCCTCTCGACCTACCGCTCCTATCACGGCAACACCGGAGCCGCCGTCGTGGCAACGGGGGACTGGCGACGCATCCCCAACGAGTACGCGCGTGGCCACGTGCACTTCTTCGGCCCCTGGCTCTACCGGAGCGAGTTCTGGGCGACGACGCCGGAGCAGGAGTCGGAGCGGGCCCTGCGCCATCTCGAGCGGGTCATCCAGTCCGAGGGGCCGGCGTCGATCGCGGCGATCCTGCTGGAGACGGTCCCAGGCACCGCCGGAGTGCTCGTTCCGCCGCCCGGCTACCTGGCCGGCGTTCGGGAGATCGCCGACCGCTACGGCATCCTCATCATCACCGACGAGGTCATGTGCGGCTTCGGGCGCACCGGGCGCTGGTTCGCCTTCGAGGGCTACGACCTCGTTCCCGACCTCATCACCTTCGCGAAGGGCGTGAATTCGGGCTACGTGCCAGCGGGTGGCGTGATCATCTCGGATGCCATCGCGGCCACCTGGGACACCTCCGTCTTCCCCGGCGGGCTCACCTACAGCGGGCATCCGCTCGCCATGGCTGCCATCGTCGGGGCGCTCGACGCCATGAGCTCCGAGGGCATCGTCGAGAACGCTGCCCGTATCGGGCGCGAGGCCATCGGTCCTGGTCTCGCCGAGCTCTTCGACAAGCACGACCTCATCGGCGAGGTGCGCGGAGAGGGTGTCTTCTGGGCGCTCGAACTCGTCGCGGACCGCGAGACCCGCGAGCCCGTCAGCGCGGCCGTGATCGGCCGCATCAAGGGCGCGCTTCTCGAGCGCGGCCTGCTGCCCTTCATCGCCGACAACCGCATCCACGTCGTGCCGCCGTGCATCGTCACCGATGACGAGGTCGCCGAGGCGCTCGCAGCCTACGACGAGGTGCTCTCACTCCCGCTGGTCGGATAG
- a CDS encoding ABC transporter substrate-binding protein, which produces MKRSRQYALGTAAALAVSALVLSGCSSTGSGGDSTSEAGGELTPVKLQLQWFSQAQFAGYYAAVDQGYYEDEGLDVEIVEGGADIVPQDALASGDVDYAISWVPKVLGSIEQGAHITDVAQIFERSATTQISFKDKDITAPSDLAGKKVGSWGYGNEWELFAGMQKDGVEVGDISLVQQAFDMNGFLAGDIDAAQAMTYNEYAQVLETVNPATGELYQPDELNVINWNDVGTAMLQDAIWADADRLADDEGYADTTVAFIKASIKGWVYARDNPDKAAAIVTAAGSTLGASHQLWMTNEVNKLIWPSTDGVGVIDEAAWDQTVDIAMKTKNETGATIISTDPPEDAYSNEYVEKALAELKDEGVDTLGADFAPIDVTLAEGGN; this is translated from the coding sequence ATGAAACGCAGCAGACAGTACGCACTCGGCACGGCAGCAGCACTGGCCGTCTCGGCACTCGTTCTCAGCGGATGCAGCAGCACCGGCAGCGGTGGGGATTCGACGTCGGAGGCCGGCGGCGAGCTCACCCCGGTCAAGCTCCAGCTCCAGTGGTTCTCCCAGGCACAGTTCGCCGGCTACTACGCCGCGGTGGACCAGGGCTACTACGAGGACGAGGGCCTCGACGTCGAGATCGTCGAGGGCGGGGCCGACATCGTGCCGCAGGACGCCCTGGCGTCCGGAGACGTCGACTACGCCATCTCATGGGTCCCGAAAGTGCTCGGCTCCATCGAGCAGGGCGCCCACATCACCGACGTCGCCCAGATCTTCGAGCGCAGCGCCACCACGCAGATCTCGTTCAAGGACAAGGACATCACGGCGCCGAGCGACCTCGCAGGCAAGAAGGTCGGAAGCTGGGGTTACGGCAACGAGTGGGAGCTCTTCGCCGGCATGCAGAAGGACGGCGTCGAAGTCGGCGACATCTCGCTCGTGCAGCAGGCATTCGACATGAACGGCTTCCTCGCCGGCGACATCGACGCTGCCCAGGCCATGACCTACAACGAGTACGCGCAGGTGCTCGAGACCGTCAACCCCGCGACCGGTGAGCTCTACCAGCCCGACGAGCTGAACGTCATCAACTGGAACGACGTCGGAACGGCGATGCTGCAGGACGCCATCTGGGCGGATGCCGACAGGCTCGCCGACGACGAGGGCTACGCCGACACCACGGTCGCCTTCATCAAGGCGTCCATCAAGGGCTGGGTCTACGCACGCGACAACCCCGACAAGGCTGCCGCCATCGTCACGGCCGCTGGCTCCACCCTGGGTGCGAGCCACCAGCTCTGGATGACCAACGAGGTCAACAAGCTGATCTGGCCGTCGACCGACGGCGTCGGCGTGATCGACGAGGCCGCTTGGGATCAGACGGTCGACATCGCCATGAAGACGAAGAACGAGACCGGGGCCACGATCATCTCGACCGATCCGCCCGAGGACGCCTACTCCAACGAGTACGTGGAGAAGGCCCTGGCCGAACTGAAGGACGAGGGGGTCGACACCCTGGGTGCCGACTTCGCGCCCATCGACGTCACCCTCGCCGAGGGTGGCAACTGA
- a CDS encoding ABC transporter permease has product MRPQIGSARAIAAPLILGVGALLIWQLAVIALDIKPFVLPSPVSIFTQFIDNIPTVWAASVVTGTNALVGLIVGGIVGVISAVIAALLPIIDELSAGLVAALSVIPIVALAPVLYTMFSASAETARQIVAAIAVFVPVYLNSLRGLRQVRPVHRDLMRATAATPWQATRVVTLPTATPFVFTGLRIASSLAVISALIAEYFGGPVGGLGKSITSAASSSNYALAWAYVLGSIILGLLFYTATLALEKLASRHRPSA; this is encoded by the coding sequence ATGAGGCCGCAGATCGGCTCAGCGCGCGCGATCGCTGCTCCTCTCATCCTCGGCGTCGGCGCCCTGCTCATCTGGCAGCTCGCCGTGATCGCCCTCGACATCAAGCCGTTCGTGCTGCCGAGTCCGGTGTCGATCTTCACGCAGTTCATCGACAACATCCCGACGGTCTGGGCGGCATCCGTGGTCACGGGAACCAACGCTCTCGTCGGACTCATCGTCGGAGGCATCGTCGGCGTGATCTCCGCCGTGATCGCCGCCCTGCTGCCGATCATCGACGAGCTGAGCGCCGGACTCGTCGCCGCGCTGTCCGTGATCCCGATCGTCGCCCTGGCCCCCGTGCTCTACACGATGTTCAGCGCCAGTGCAGAGACAGCGCGCCAGATCGTGGCAGCCATCGCCGTGTTCGTGCCGGTGTACCTCAATTCGCTGCGGGGTCTGCGGCAGGTGCGCCCGGTGCACCGCGACCTCATGCGCGCCACCGCGGCGACACCGTGGCAGGCGACCCGGGTGGTCACCCTCCCCACGGCGACGCCCTTCGTCTTCACGGGCCTGCGCATCGCGTCGTCCCTCGCCGTCATCTCCGCCCTGATCGCGGAGTACTTCGGCGGCCCTGTCGGCGGCCTTGGCAAGTCGATCACCTCGGCCGCGTCGAGCAGCAATTACGCGCTCGCCTGGGCCTACGTCCTCGGATCCATCATCCTCGGCCTGTTGTTCTACACGGCAACCCTGGCCCTCGAGAAGCTCGCGTCCCGGCACCGTCCGAGCGCGTAA
- a CDS encoding ABC transporter ATP-binding protein has translation MTDQKSTPGAAAATASDAVSITGVSRVFTGRRGESTVTALDGIDLAVAPGEFVSLIGPSGCGKSTLLRLIADLDQPTAGDIRVFGKTAKKARLDQEYGIAFQQAGLLPWRSVAANIELPLQLHGMGAAGRKARTAELLELVGLGDFGSKFPDQLSGGMQQRVAIARALAESPNLLLMDEPFGALDEMTRERMQNELVRICGETQAAVVFVTHSIPEAVFLSNRVVVMSPRPGRIQGILPVALGSAGQRGDGLREADGFFDAVSEVRELLHGAPAEAGARGVENR, from the coding sequence ATGACCGACCAGAAGAGCACCCCGGGCGCTGCTGCCGCGACCGCCTCCGACGCCGTCAGCATCACCGGCGTCTCCCGCGTCTTCACGGGTCGCAGGGGCGAGAGCACTGTCACGGCCCTCGACGGCATCGACCTCGCCGTGGCACCCGGTGAGTTCGTGAGCCTGATCGGGCCGAGCGGATGCGGCAAGTCCACTCTGCTCAGGCTCATCGCCGACCTCGACCAGCCGACGGCGGGCGACATCCGGGTGTTCGGCAAGACGGCGAAGAAGGCTCGCCTCGACCAGGAGTACGGCATCGCGTTCCAGCAGGCAGGACTCCTGCCGTGGCGGAGCGTCGCTGCCAACATCGAGCTGCCGCTGCAGCTTCACGGCATGGGGGCAGCGGGACGCAAGGCCCGTACGGCGGAGTTGCTCGAGCTCGTGGGCCTCGGCGACTTCGGCTCCAAGTTCCCCGATCAGCTGTCGGGCGGCATGCAGCAGCGCGTCGCCATCGCCAGGGCGCTCGCCGAGAGTCCCAACCTCCTGCTCATGGACGAACCGTTCGGGGCCCTCGACGAGATGACGCGCGAGCGGATGCAGAACGAGCTCGTGCGCATCTGCGGTGAGACCCAGGCGGCTGTGGTGTTCGTGACCCACAGCATCCCCGAGGCCGTCTTCCTGTCCAACCGCGTCGTGGTGATGTCGCCCCGACCCGGGCGCATCCAGGGCATCCTTCCCGTCGCCCTCGGCTCGGCGGGGCAGCGCGGCGACGGCCTGCGCGAGGCCGACGGCTTCTTCGACGCGGTGAGCGAGGTGCGCGAGCTCCTCCACGGCGCGCCGGCCGAGGCCGGGGCGCGGGGGGTCGAGAACCGATGA
- a CDS encoding ABC transporter permease yields MSVSEALKAVDAGSIGTVPGLVEDATRRPLRGGAFLRRFLLGALGVLLLAAVWELYKALGPAEGVIVGGVTVLPRTTDLAMPHVVDMVGRLFEPVSSAANALPMWLAVLQASAFSLGVASVGWIAGVVVGLFLALLMQRFITAEAALFPWIVLSQTVPLIAIAPLVRRWGSQIEIGSFEWEPWMSVALIASYLAFFPISIGALRGLNSPDTNHVELMRSYGVGWWTTLFRLRLPASVPYLLPALRLGAASAVIGTIVAEVSIGLRGGIGRMVVEFAAASGGDPAKPYAPIFGAVLVGLVAAGFVSLIGVFLRRYRRGEVPA; encoded by the coding sequence ATGAGCGTGTCCGAGGCACTGAAGGCCGTCGACGCCGGGTCGATCGGCACAGTGCCCGGACTCGTCGAGGACGCCACCCGGCGGCCCCTTCGCGGCGGGGCCTTCCTCCGGCGCTTCCTCCTCGGCGCCCTCGGCGTGCTGCTGCTGGCGGCGGTCTGGGAGCTCTACAAGGCGCTCGGACCGGCGGAGGGTGTGATCGTCGGCGGCGTCACGGTGCTTCCGCGCACCACGGACCTCGCCATGCCGCACGTGGTGGACATGGTCGGCCGGCTGTTCGAGCCGGTCTCGAGCGCCGCGAACGCCCTGCCGATGTGGCTGGCCGTGCTGCAGGCCTCGGCGTTCAGCCTGGGGGTCGCATCCGTCGGCTGGATCGCCGGAGTCGTCGTCGGGCTCTTCCTCGCCCTTCTCATGCAGCGCTTCATCACGGCCGAGGCCGCGCTGTTCCCGTGGATCGTGCTGAGCCAGACGGTTCCGCTCATCGCCATCGCGCCGCTCGTGCGGCGCTGGGGTTCGCAGATCGAGATCGGATCCTTCGAGTGGGAGCCGTGGATGTCCGTGGCCCTCATCGCCAGCTACCTCGCCTTCTTCCCGATCTCGATCGGGGCTCTCCGAGGCCTCAACTCGCCCGACACGAACCACGTCGAGCTCATGCGCAGCTACGGAGTCGGATGGTGGACGACGCTGTTCAGGCTGCGCCTGCCGGCCAGCGTTCCCTACCTGCTGCCGGCGCTCCGTCTCGGCGCGGCCAGCGCCGTCATCGGCACGATCGTCGCCGAGGTGTCGATCGGGCTGCGCGGCGGGATCGGGCGCATGGTCGTCGAGTTCGCCGCGGCGTCCGGCGGCGACCCGGCCAAGCCGTACGCGCCCATCTTCGGTGCAGTGCTCGTCGGCCTGGTGGCCGCGGGCTTCGTCAGTCTCATCGGCGTGTTCCTGCGCCGCTACCGCCGTGGAGAGGTTCCAGCATGA
- a CDS encoding TIGR03842 family LLM class F420-dependent oxidoreductase, which produces MDFGAVLQTNPPASRTVQLAKLAENHGFTHVWTFDSHLLWQEPYVIYSAILAETRKVIVGPMVTNPATRDWTVTASVFATLNEMYGNRTIVGIGRGDSAVRVTNGAPTTLKTLRESIHVIRELGNSRSVEYNGSQLQFPWSRGSELDVWVAAYGPLALKLTGEVGDGFILQLADLDIAAWMIKTVRDAAEAVGRDPMSIKFCVAAPMYIGDDWEHMRDQCRWFGGMVGNHVADIVSKYGAHGDVPEALTDYIAGREGYDYNEHGRAGNSHTSFVPDEIVDRFCILGTAEQHIEKLEALKALGVDQFAGYLQHDNKEETLRVYGETVIPALSDHITAKA; this is translated from the coding sequence ATGGACTTCGGAGCAGTTCTCCAGACCAATCCACCGGCCTCGCGCACGGTGCAGCTCGCCAAGCTCGCCGAGAACCACGGCTTCACGCACGTGTGGACCTTCGACTCGCACCTGCTCTGGCAGGAGCCGTACGTGATCTACAGCGCCATCCTGGCGGAGACCCGCAAGGTGATCGTCGGGCCGATGGTCACCAACCCGGCCACGCGCGACTGGACCGTGACGGCATCGGTCTTCGCCACCTTGAACGAGATGTACGGCAATCGCACGATCGTCGGCATCGGGCGAGGCGACTCGGCGGTCCGGGTGACCAATGGGGCACCGACCACGCTCAAGACCCTGCGCGAGTCGATCCACGTCATCCGGGAGCTCGGCAACTCGCGCTCGGTCGAGTACAACGGCTCGCAGCTGCAGTTCCCGTGGAGCCGCGGCTCGGAACTCGACGTCTGGGTGGCGGCCTACGGGCCCCTCGCACTGAAGCTCACCGGTGAGGTGGGCGACGGCTTCATCCTGCAACTGGCCGACCTCGACATCGCCGCGTGGATGATCAAGACCGTGCGGGACGCCGCGGAGGCCGTCGGGCGCGACCCGATGTCGATCAAGTTCTGCGTGGCGGCGCCCATGTACATCGGCGACGACTGGGAGCACATGCGCGACCAGTGCCGCTGGTTCGGCGGCATGGTGGGCAACCACGTGGCCGACATCGTCTCGAAGTACGGAGCCCACGGCGATGTGCCCGAGGCTCTCACCGACTACATCGCCGGCCGCGAGGGCTACGACTACAACGAGCACGGGCGGGCCGGCAACTCGCACACCAGCTTCGTTCCGGACGAGATCGTCGACAGGTTCTGCATCCTGGGCACCGCAGAGCAGCACATCGAGAAGCTCGAGGCGCTGAAGGCCCTCGGGGTCGACCAGTTCGCCGGCTACCTGCAGCACGACAACAAGGAGGAGACCCTCCGCGTCTACGGCGAGACCGTGATCCCGGCCCTGTCGGACCACATCACGGCGAAGGCATGA
- the hydA gene encoding dihydropyrimidinase: protein MATTLITNGTVVSATGRARADVLIDGERITAVLEPGSMLLGTDVAASVDTVIDAAGKYVIPGGIDAHTHMQLPFGGTEASDTFETGTRAAAWGGTTSIVDFAVQTYGQKIQDGLAAWHEKAAGNCAIDYGFHQIVGDVNDESLLAMRGLVDEGISSFKLFMAYPGVFYSDDAQILKAMQLSRDTGMLTMMHAENGPAIDVLAAQLVEQRKTDPFYHGKARAWEMEEEATHRAIMLAKLTGAPLYVVHVSAKQAVEQVAWARDKGQNVFAETCPQYLYLSLEEQLGAVSEKWGAFEGAKWVCSTPLRSREEGHQDAMWQSLRTNDVQMVSTDHCPFCMKDQKELGLGDFRKIPNGIGSIEHRMDLMYQGVVTGEITLERWVELTSTTPARMFGLYGQKGVIQPGADADIVVYDPDGHTSIGLPVDESGKPTGRTHHMNMDHSAWEGYEIDGHVDTVISRGKVVVDDNQYLGAKGDGRFLKRGLSQYLI, encoded by the coding sequence ATGGCAACGACTCTCATCACCAACGGCACCGTGGTCAGCGCCACCGGCCGCGCCCGGGCCGACGTGCTCATCGACGGGGAGCGCATCACCGCGGTGCTGGAGCCCGGCAGCATGCTGCTCGGCACCGATGTGGCGGCATCCGTCGACACTGTCATCGACGCCGCCGGCAAGTACGTGATCCCGGGTGGGATCGACGCGCACACGCACATGCAGCTGCCGTTCGGCGGCACCGAGGCATCGGACACCTTCGAGACCGGAACCCGGGCGGCCGCCTGGGGCGGAACCACGAGCATCGTCGACTTCGCCGTGCAGACCTACGGCCAGAAGATCCAGGACGGCCTCGCCGCCTGGCACGAGAAAGCCGCCGGAAACTGCGCCATCGACTATGGATTCCACCAGATCGTGGGCGACGTGAACGACGAGTCGCTCCTCGCCATGCGCGGGCTGGTCGACGAGGGCATCTCGAGCTTCAAGCTCTTCATGGCCTACCCGGGCGTCTTCTACTCGGACGACGCGCAGATTCTCAAGGCCATGCAGCTCTCCCGCGACACCGGCATGCTCACGATGATGCACGCCGAGAACGGTCCAGCCATCGACGTTCTCGCCGCGCAGCTCGTCGAGCAGCGCAAGACCGACCCGTTCTACCACGGCAAGGCCAGGGCCTGGGAGATGGAGGAGGAGGCGACGCACCGGGCGATCATGCTGGCGAAGCTCACCGGAGCCCCGCTCTACGTCGTGCACGTGAGCGCCAAGCAGGCCGTCGAGCAGGTCGCGTGGGCCCGTGACAAGGGCCAGAACGTCTTCGCCGAGACCTGCCCGCAGTACCTCTACCTCTCCCTCGAGGAGCAGCTCGGCGCGGTGAGCGAGAAGTGGGGTGCCTTCGAAGGCGCCAAGTGGGTCTGCTCGACGCCGCTGCGTTCGCGGGAGGAGGGCCACCAGGACGCGATGTGGCAATCGCTGCGCACGAACGACGTGCAGATGGTCTCGACCGACCACTGCCCGTTCTGCATGAAGGACCAGAAGGAACTCGGCCTCGGCGACTTCCGCAAGATCCCCAACGGCATCGGCTCGATCGAGCACCGCATGGACCTGATGTACCAGGGCGTCGTGACGGGCGAGATCACCCTCGAGCGCTGGGTGGAGCTGACCAGCACCACCCCGGCGCGGATGTTCGGACTGTACGGGCAGAAGGGCGTGATCCAGCCCGGGGCGGATGCCGACATCGTCGTCTACGACCCCGACGGCCACACCTCCATCGGCCTGCCCGTCGATGAATCCGGCAAGCCGACCGGCAGGACCCACCACATGAACATGGACCACTCGGCCTGGGAGGGATACGAGATCGACGGGCACGTCGATACCGTCATCTCGCGCGGCAAGGTCGTGGTCGACGACAACCAGTACCTGGGCGCCAAGGGCGACGGCCGGTTCCTCAAGCGCGGCCTCTCGCAGTACCTGATCTAG